One Sporocytophaga myxococcoides DNA segment encodes these proteins:
- a CDS encoding glycosyltransferase family 4 protein gives MRILYIHQYFKTPQEGGAIRSWHLANALADDAHEVLVISSHNKKSGLRHFGNVKVHYVKVAYDNSFSYGKRIRAFVSFSYKALRIIMSEKRPDLLFATSTPLTVGILALVIKKLKGIPYIFEVRDLWPLVPEEMGIFKNKSIIKTAYFFEKKIYKNADRIIALSPPIETYISTRINDKKKVVCIPNFSDCEYFVPHKNTYSDKYPLVNGKFVIGYFGAAGKANDLLRLAEAAAYFKNAGIRKVVFLVISSGAELFEIQRYAFGHDLDNIIFSDFQDKEKIREALSLCDASYVSYADFPSLWTGSPNKFFDGIASGKLIILNFEGWIKAIVEEYDCGIYYDRNKPEQLWEKLEPFLNNSGLLEKAQVNSRRLALEKFSKKDLVAKFLTLFK, from the coding sequence ATGAGAATATTATACATTCATCAATATTTTAAGACTCCACAGGAAGGCGGAGCTATACGCTCCTGGCATCTGGCAAATGCTCTGGCTGATGATGCTCATGAAGTTTTGGTCATTAGTTCTCACAATAAAAAATCTGGACTTCGGCATTTTGGAAATGTGAAGGTCCATTATGTAAAGGTAGCTTATGATAACTCTTTTAGTTATGGTAAAAGAATAAGAGCTTTCGTGTCTTTTTCTTACAAGGCATTAAGAATTATCATGTCTGAAAAAAGACCAGACCTTTTATTTGCTACTTCTACCCCGCTTACGGTTGGAATTCTTGCATTAGTGATAAAGAAGCTCAAAGGTATTCCGTATATTTTTGAAGTGAGAGACCTTTGGCCCTTGGTGCCAGAGGAAATGGGCATTTTCAAGAATAAATCTATTATTAAAACGGCGTATTTTTTTGAGAAAAAGATCTATAAAAACGCGGATAGAATAATTGCTCTTTCCCCGCCTATCGAAACGTATATCTCTACGAGGATTAATGATAAGAAAAAAGTAGTTTGTATTCCTAATTTTTCAGATTGTGAATATTTTGTACCCCACAAAAATACTTATTCCGATAAGTATCCATTAGTGAATGGGAAGTTTGTTATTGGGTATTTTGGGGCTGCGGGAAAGGCTAATGATCTTTTACGACTGGCAGAGGCTGCAGCTTATTTTAAAAATGCAGGAATAAGGAAGGTAGTTTTTCTGGTAATATCTTCAGGTGCGGAGCTTTTTGAAATCCAGCGATATGCATTTGGGCACGATCTTGATAATATCATTTTTTCAGATTTTCAGGATAAAGAAAAAATCAGAGAAGCACTGAGTTTATGCGATGCTTCTTATGTTTCCTATGCAGATTTTCCTTCCCTTTGGACAGGAAGCCCTAATAAATTTTTTGATGGTATTGCATCAGGAAAGCTTATCATTCTGAATTTTGAAGGTTGGATAAAAGCTATTGTTGAAGAATATGATTGCGGCATTTATTATGACCGGAATAAGCCAGAACAGTTATGGGAAAAACTTGAGCCCTTCCTTAATAATTCAGGTCTATTAGAAAAGGCACAAGTAAACTCCCGCAGACTTGCTCTTGAAAAGTTTTCAAAGAAAGACCTGGTTGCGAAATTCCTGACTCTCTTCAAATAG
- a CDS encoding HU family DNA-binding protein has product MTKAEVIAEIAEKTGVDKTDVSATVEAFFNVIKSTMSEGENIYVRGFGSFVNKKRAKKVARNISKNTAIIIDEHYIPSFKPSKTFVEKIKTSVKEGPVKEERN; this is encoded by the coding sequence ATGACAAAAGCAGAAGTAATCGCAGAAATTGCTGAAAAAACCGGCGTAGATAAAACAGATGTTTCTGCAACGGTAGAGGCTTTCTTCAATGTTATCAAATCAACAATGTCTGAAGGCGAGAATATTTATGTAAGAGGTTTTGGAAGCTTCGTAAATAAGAAAAGAGCAAAGAAAGTTGCAAGGAACATTTCAAAAAATACAGCTATCATAATTGATGAGCATTATATTCCAAGTTTTAAGCCTTCTAAAACTTTTGTAGAAAAAATTAAAACTTCTGTTAAAGAAGGTCCTGTTAAAGAAGAAAGAAATTAG
- a CDS encoding Rne/Rng family ribonuclease — protein MSNELLINVTQKGNRIALLKDKRLIECHFETSGHQFNVGDIYLGTVKKLVPGLNAAFIDLGYEKDAFLHYLDLGPQFKSLTKYSKFVQTNSKATSKLNKFNLEKDIPKDGKISQVLTKNQQILVQVVKEPISSKGPRLSCEISLAGRYIVLVPFSDVISVSKKITEKDERLRLTRLVTSIKPENFGVIIRTVAEGKDVAELDRDLRTLVKKWEDGFKALKTAKPRDLVIGELSRASSILRDMLNESFDTISIDSKESYDEIRNFIKTIAPDKEKIVKLHQGKVKLFEAAGIEKQLKTLFGKSVSLPGGGYLIIEHTEALHVIDVNSGNKSNAESDQENTALAVNLEAAKEIGRQLRLRDMGGIIVVDFIDMKKADNRRIVYEKMREEMKDDRAKFVILPLSKFGLMQITRQRVRPEMNISTLETCPTCNGTGKITASILVSDQLENNLEYIINKQNEKHIRIALHPYLHAYFTQGLMSRRVKWFFKYQRWIRMEKDTSLGITEFKFKNEQGEEIEIV, from the coding sequence TTGAGTAACGAACTCCTAATTAATGTTACTCAGAAAGGGAATCGTATTGCCCTTCTGAAAGACAAACGTTTAATTGAATGTCACTTTGAAACAAGTGGTCATCAATTTAACGTGGGAGATATTTATCTGGGAACTGTTAAAAAACTTGTACCTGGTTTAAATGCTGCCTTTATCGATCTGGGATATGAGAAAGACGCCTTTCTTCATTACCTTGATCTAGGCCCCCAATTTAAATCCCTGACCAAATATTCAAAATTTGTTCAGACTAACTCTAAAGCGACTTCCAAGCTCAATAAATTTAACTTGGAGAAAGATATTCCCAAAGATGGGAAAATCAGCCAGGTGCTGACCAAAAATCAGCAGATACTCGTGCAGGTCGTCAAAGAGCCGATATCCAGCAAAGGGCCAAGATTATCTTGTGAAATTTCTCTTGCTGGAAGATACATTGTGCTTGTCCCCTTCTCTGATGTAATCAGCGTCTCTAAAAAAATCACCGAAAAAGACGAAAGACTCCGCCTTACCAGACTTGTAACTTCTATCAAACCCGAAAACTTCGGCGTTATTATAAGAACTGTTGCAGAAGGAAAAGATGTCGCCGAACTTGACAGAGATCTCAGAACGCTTGTAAAAAAATGGGAAGACGGATTTAAAGCTCTTAAAACCGCCAAACCCAGAGATCTGGTTATCGGAGAATTGAGCAGAGCTTCCTCTATACTGAGGGACATGCTAAATGAAAGCTTTGATACTATTTCTATCGACAGCAAAGAAAGTTACGATGAAATCAGAAATTTTATCAAGACAATCGCTCCGGATAAAGAAAAAATAGTAAAACTGCATCAGGGAAAAGTTAAACTGTTTGAGGCTGCCGGAATTGAAAAACAGCTGAAGACCCTTTTCGGAAAATCAGTTAGTCTGCCGGGTGGCGGATACCTGATCATAGAACATACTGAAGCGCTTCATGTAATTGATGTCAACAGCGGGAATAAATCCAATGCGGAAAGTGATCAGGAAAATACTGCCCTTGCCGTAAACCTTGAAGCCGCCAAAGAAATCGGACGTCAGCTCAGGCTGCGGGATATGGGCGGTATCATTGTAGTGGACTTCATAGACATGAAGAAGGCTGACAACAGGAGAATTGTCTATGAAAAAATGAGGGAAGAGATGAAGGACGACAGGGCCAAATTTGTCATTCTTCCTTTATCTAAATTCGGTCTTATGCAGATTACCCGTCAGAGGGTAAGACCGGAAATGAACATCAGTACCCTGGAAACCTGTCCAACCTGTAATGGCACAGGAAAAATTACAGCCAGCATTCTTGTTTCCGATCAACTGGAAAACAATCTCGAATACATCATTAATAAGCAAAACGAAAAACATATTCGTATTGCTCTGCACCCTTATCTGCATGCATATTTCACCCAAGGATTAATGTCTCGCCGGGTAAAATGGTTCTTCAAATATCAGAGATGGATAAGAATGGAAAAAGATACTTCTCTGGGAATTACTGAATTTAAGTTTAAAAACGAACAGGGAGAAGAAATCGAGATCGTCTGA
- a CDS encoding tetratricopeptide repeat protein: MTKPQIALIITSVIFVVLIFQLPKVIIKNDKQLKSSTQTAQNSSESAPVAPDEHTKSVNKEDLEKIEVLRKNYYSFSNKEKKLKFADSISRLYLKAMVFDSAAKFSAEVAALDPKPETWEKAGDAYNQAAIVAGDAEKADFSAKSRSFYEKILENNPKSYDVKAKMAMTYVGGPEPMKGITMLREILKDSPDNQVAIFDLGILSLQSGQHEKAISRFNDLLKINPNHTAGLIYMGIAQYEMGKRSEAKQYFVKAKMLNTDPVFASTIDSYLKELK, from the coding sequence ATGACAAAACCACAAATAGCTCTGATTATAACCTCGGTCATATTTGTGGTTTTGATTTTCCAATTGCCGAAGGTCATTATCAAAAATGACAAGCAATTAAAATCATCGACACAAACAGCCCAAAACAGCTCTGAATCTGCACCTGTTGCTCCGGATGAGCATACCAAATCTGTTAATAAGGAGGACCTTGAAAAAATAGAGGTTCTTAGAAAGAATTATTATTCCTTTTCTAATAAAGAAAAAAAGCTTAAATTTGCCGACTCAATTTCCAGGCTGTATTTAAAAGCTATGGTTTTTGACAGTGCAGCCAAATTCTCAGCAGAAGTTGCCGCTTTGGATCCAAAGCCGGAAACATGGGAAAAAGCAGGAGACGCCTACAATCAGGCTGCAATTGTTGCCGGAGATGCTGAAAAAGCTGATTTCAGTGCCAAGTCCAGATCTTTCTATGAAAAAATTCTGGAGAACAATCCGAAATCTTATGATGTTAAAGCCAAAATGGCAATGACATATGTCGGAGGCCCTGAACCAATGAAAGGTATCACGATGCTGAGAGAAATTCTAAAAGATTCGCCTGATAATCAGGTTGCAATCTTTGATCTTGGAATTCTTTCTCTTCAATCCGGGCAGCATGAAAAAGCAATTTCTAGGTTTAATGATCTTTTGAAAATTAATCCAAACCATACTGCTGGCCTTATATATATGGGGATAGCACAATATGAAATGGGAAAAAGATCTGAAGCAAAACAATACTTTGTAAAAGCAAAGATGCTTAATACAGATCCTGTATTCGCTTCAACCATAGACAGTTATTTAAAGGAATTAAAATAA
- a CDS encoding porin family protein: protein MKKAFLLCCILFLSITSYSQVKLGLKFAPGFSFNRVSADDKAAVDFKGNGLGIRFIAGPEVYFLIGDNAAFVTGVWFSSRRVGIKYVGAGTSAKETYNLQYISLPAYLKLYTNEIATDMKVYFNVGGSFDVKIKDNVIKTDLTDSYIRKWRPIDATILLGTGIQLQMGESTFLLAGVSYNRGLINAASKRRFDVPDKSGNTIDPKLKINTDLISLDLGLRF from the coding sequence ATGAAAAAAGCATTTTTATTATGTTGTATTCTGTTTTTAAGTATTACATCATATTCGCAAGTGAAGTTGGGTCTTAAGTTTGCTCCGGGCTTCAGTTTTAACAGGGTGTCAGCAGATGATAAGGCTGCTGTTGATTTCAAAGGAAATGGCCTTGGAATAAGATTTATCGCTGGTCCTGAAGTTTATTTTTTGATAGGGGACAATGCGGCTTTTGTAACAGGAGTTTGGTTTTCTTCAAGAAGGGTGGGAATTAAATACGTAGGAGCAGGGACCTCGGCAAAAGAGACTTATAACCTTCAATATATATCACTTCCTGCATATTTGAAATTGTATACCAATGAGATTGCAACTGACATGAAAGTTTATTTTAATGTAGGGGGTTCTTTTGATGTCAAAATAAAAGATAACGTAATAAAAACGGATCTTACTGATTCATATATCAGAAAGTGGAGACCAATTGATGCAACCATTCTTTTAGGTACTGGTATCCAACTGCAAATGGGAGAAAGTACTTTTCTTCTTGCAGGTGTAAGTTATAACAGAGGGCTTATCAATGCAGCTTCAAAGAGAAGATTTGACGTGCCTGACAAAAGTGGAAATACAATAGATCCTAAATTGAAAATTAATACTGACTTAATTTCACTTGATCTAGGGTTGAGATTCTAA
- the asnB gene encoding asparagine synthase (glutamine-hydrolyzing) → MCGINVIVDKTRLLDESCIKNMNAATLHRGPDHSGICIFKNSSCNIFLGNNRLKITDPHSRSDQPMVSVDQNYGISYNGEVYNYKSLKSTLLSDFDFKTDGDTETVFYKIIKSGLLSAGEFNGMFAFAFYDHAKQTISICRDERGIKPIYYFEDENYFIASSEIKGILATGLVRKELNDKEIYNYLHFKYARRPNTFYKNIFELEPGTYLQLNNHFQRETRSFKSNTSIGYPFKKQHYNKEEILEKSEEIIQQAIREQTYSAGRSGIFLSGGVDSTLLLAVSKELFGSGVKTYSIVNSKEEAWAGTEDFSYSRLAAKKYKSSHTELQISSVDLERLDEIIQKLDQPIADSAILLTYLLSERAFEDVKVILSGAGADEIFAGYNRHKAFNIYLKYFRNSLAIHTGHVLGEIQSYRSKFLRLISRFLSDIDQDPQTTFYNFSNLKFRDFLRLQEFGELWNKDQLLDSALNFDKNYYLVNDILCLTDQMTMTHCLEARVPYLDKNTVVWSESLGASTLLKNGPKWILKELLQRKGGVDFVRRKKEGFGLPLKSWFEKDEGKNILNQLKEKNQILYRYFPYYKVDQMIEHQERRSADYTAELWALIILSRWLKFNFE, encoded by the coding sequence ATGTGTGGAATTAATGTTATCGTAGATAAGACACGTCTTCTTGATGAAAGCTGCATCAAAAATATGAATGCAGCTACACTTCATCGAGGACCTGATCATTCAGGCATTTGCATTTTTAAAAATTCTTCATGTAACATTTTTCTAGGTAATAACAGATTAAAGATCACAGATCCTCACAGTCGGTCTGACCAGCCAATGGTTAGCGTAGATCAGAATTATGGAATCTCTTACAACGGTGAGGTTTATAATTACAAGTCTTTGAAAAGTACTCTGCTTTCTGATTTTGACTTCAAAACAGATGGAGATACAGAAACAGTTTTTTATAAAATAATTAAAAGCGGCCTTCTGAGTGCAGGTGAATTTAATGGCATGTTTGCATTCGCTTTTTATGATCATGCTAAACAAACAATAAGTATCTGCAGAGACGAAAGAGGAATTAAGCCGATTTATTATTTTGAAGATGAAAACTACTTTATTGCATCATCGGAAATAAAGGGAATTCTGGCAACAGGTCTTGTTAGAAAAGAACTGAATGACAAAGAAATATATAACTATCTCCATTTTAAATATGCCCGACGACCTAATACCTTTTACAAGAATATTTTTGAGCTGGAGCCTGGGACATATCTTCAGTTGAATAATCATTTCCAGAGAGAAACCAGATCCTTTAAGTCGAACACTTCTATTGGTTATCCCTTTAAGAAGCAGCATTATAATAAGGAAGAAATTTTAGAAAAGTCTGAAGAAATCATTCAACAGGCAATAAGGGAACAGACATATTCAGCGGGGAGATCAGGAATTTTTCTCAGCGGCGGTGTAGATTCTACGTTGCTTTTGGCTGTTTCAAAGGAGTTGTTTGGAAGCGGGGTAAAAACGTATAGCATTGTAAATAGCAAGGAGGAAGCGTGGGCGGGTACAGAGGACTTCTCATACTCGAGGCTTGCTGCAAAAAAATATAAGTCGTCGCATACAGAGCTCCAGATTTCTTCTGTTGATCTTGAACGTCTTGATGAAATAATTCAAAAGCTAGATCAGCCCATTGCAGATAGTGCAATATTACTTACTTATCTTTTGTCTGAAAGAGCTTTTGAAGATGTAAAAGTTATTTTATCGGGGGCTGGCGCAGATGAAATTTTTGCCGGATATAACAGGCATAAGGCTTTCAACATTTATCTGAAATATTTCAGGAACTCCTTGGCCATTCATACAGGTCATGTTTTAGGTGAAATTCAATCCTATAGATCAAAATTCCTTCGTCTTATATCAAGGTTTTTAAGTGACATAGACCAGGATCCTCAAACTACTTTTTATAATTTTTCCAATTTAAAGTTCCGGGATTTTCTTCGTTTGCAAGAGTTTGGAGAGCTCTGGAATAAAGACCAATTGCTTGATTCTGCCCTTAACTTTGATAAAAACTACTATCTGGTAAATGACATTTTATGTCTTACAGATCAGATGACCATGACACACTGCCTTGAAGCCCGGGTTCCTTATCTGGATAAAAATACCGTTGTATGGTCTGAATCATTGGGAGCTAGCACGTTGCTTAAAAATGGTCCCAAATGGATTTTGAAAGAATTGCTACAAAGAAAAGGCGGTGTGGACTTTGTGAGAAGGAAAAAAGAAGGTTTTGGTTTGCCTCTTAAGAGTTGGTTTGAAAAAGATGAAGGAAAAAACATACTTAATCAGCTAAAAGAAAAAAATCAAATTTTGTATCGGTATTTCCCATATTACAAAGTAGATCAAATGATCGAACATCAGGAACGGAGATCTGCAGATTATACTGCTGAGTTATGGGCCCTCATTATTCTGAGCCGCTGGCTTAAATTCAATTTTGAATGA
- the nth gene encoding endonuclease III produces the protein MLKKERFEKFLDHFSKNFPEPETELNYNNPYELLVAVILSAQCTDKRVNMVTPKLFERYPSPEIMANASAEEIFELIRSISYPNNKSKHLAGMARMLISDFNGEVPEKVEDLQKLPGVGRKTANVIASVIYNQPTMAVDTHVFRVSKRIGLVSEKAKTPLEVEKELVKHIPKELIHKSHHWLILHGRYICLARNPQCNLCPLTAICKYYQKLPSAKQEEMKF, from the coding sequence ATGCTGAAGAAAGAACGCTTTGAAAAATTCCTGGATCATTTTAGTAAAAATTTTCCTGAACCTGAAACAGAATTAAATTATAACAATCCCTATGAATTGCTTGTTGCCGTTATTCTGAGTGCTCAGTGTACTGATAAAAGGGTAAATATGGTAACTCCAAAATTATTTGAGAGATATCCTTCTCCTGAAATTATGGCAAATGCCTCTGCTGAGGAGATATTTGAGTTAATCAGAAGCATTTCGTATCCCAACAATAAATCCAAGCATCTGGCCGGAATGGCAAGAATGCTTATCAGTGATTTCAATGGAGAGGTGCCGGAGAAAGTGGAAGACCTTCAGAAATTGCCAGGAGTTGGAAGGAAAACCGCAAATGTCATAGCCTCCGTAATTTATAATCAGCCCACAATGGCTGTGGACACGCATGTTTTCAGAGTATCCAAACGTATAGGGTTAGTTTCAGAAAAAGCAAAAACTCCTCTTGAAGTAGAAAAGGAATTGGTTAAACATATTCCGAAAGAACTTATTCATAAAAGTCATCACTGGCTGATCTTGCACGGCAGATATATATGTCTGGCAAGAAATCCGCAATGCAATCTTTGCCCGCTTACTGCTATCTGTAAGTATTACCAAAAGTTGCCTTCAGCCAAACAAGAAGAAATGAAGTTTTAA
- a CDS encoding RNA polymerase sigma factor, translated as MKNAAIISDAKLVSLYISGDENSFAQLLKRHKAKVYTTIYLIVKDQYIAEDLLQETFIKAIKKLKSGDYNEEGKFLPWIVRIAHNLAIDYFRREKRYPTIIMEDGSNIFNSLDFSEDSTESLQIKDETHAILRKLIQTLPEPQREVLLMRHYGEMSFQEIADATGVSINTALGRMRYALINLRKKLEKQNVAYDKNFYPE; from the coding sequence ATGAAAAACGCTGCTATTATTAGTGATGCTAAATTGGTATCGCTTTACATCAGTGGTGACGAGAATTCTTTTGCTCAACTGCTTAAAAGGCATAAAGCAAAGGTGTACACTACCATCTATCTCATTGTTAAAGATCAATACATAGCCGAAGACCTACTGCAGGAGACTTTTATCAAGGCTATTAAAAAACTTAAATCCGGAGATTATAACGAAGAAGGAAAGTTTTTACCATGGATTGTGAGAATTGCTCATAACCTTGCAATAGACTATTTCCGTAGAGAAAAACGTTATCCTACTATAATAATGGAGGATGGGTCGAATATTTTCAATTCACTCGATTTTTCAGAGGACTCAACGGAATCGTTGCAGATAAAAGACGAAACCCACGCTATTCTGAGGAAATTGATTCAAACCCTCCCGGAACCTCAAAGAGAGGTCCTGCTAATGAGACATTATGGCGAAATGAGTTTCCAGGAAATTGCTGATGCGACAGGAGTTAGCATCAACACGGCTTTGGGAAGAATGCGCTATGCTCTCATTAACCTGAGGAAAAAGCTCGAAAAACAAAATGTAGCCTATGATAAAAATTTTTACCCAGAATGA
- the gldB gene encoding gliding motility lipoprotein GldB, protein MLPRFFIFTFLVFALFSCKEDNQEKKRITIPKDEKPKLNIHYENLSQGLFNVKTPKDVKIFLEKHPRFSAEYLEVPNAAADPKMVDFMFNLYSNPQLKSFYEESEKYINQPPYLKDQLTDLFENIKFYYPTYNAPEVNTIVTGFKFNKDISVSDSLVVISTDYFLGPKAQFRPVTYEYFLSRYDKPFIAPMIAMALSNKFNDVDPKDETMLAHMIYHGKTLYFMERVLPETPDSLLIMYPGKTVEDIEKNLDVIWGHFIDKKLFYETKPRIIEKYIGESPKISEIGEKCPGRIGRWLGWQIVRKYMKDHPDVTLQDLMADKNARKIFEESKYKPKKPTK, encoded by the coding sequence ATGTTACCCAGGTTTTTCATTTTTACCTTTTTAGTATTTGCTCTTTTCTCCTGCAAAGAGGACAATCAGGAAAAGAAAAGGATTACCATTCCTAAAGACGAAAAGCCAAAACTCAATATTCACTACGAAAATCTTTCACAAGGTCTGTTTAACGTGAAGACCCCTAAAGATGTTAAGATTTTTTTAGAAAAGCACCCTCGGTTTTCTGCTGAATACCTCGAAGTACCAAATGCTGCTGCCGATCCTAAAATGGTCGACTTCATGTTTAATCTGTACAGCAATCCTCAGCTCAAATCATTTTATGAAGAGTCTGAAAAATATATCAATCAGCCACCATATCTGAAAGATCAACTTACCGACCTTTTTGAAAATATAAAATTTTATTACCCTACTTACAATGCTCCGGAAGTCAATACTATAGTAACCGGCTTCAAATTCAACAAAGATATTTCTGTATCAGATAGCCTGGTGGTAATAAGTACAGATTATTTTCTCGGACCTAAAGCTCAATTTCGGCCTGTAACTTATGAATATTTTCTAAGCCGATATGACAAGCCTTTCATTGCACCTATGATCGCAATGGCACTTTCAAATAAATTTAATGACGTCGATCCGAAAGATGAGACCATGCTTGCACATATGATCTATCACGGGAAAACGCTTTATTTCATGGAAAGGGTATTGCCAGAGACTCCAGACAGTCTTCTGATCATGTATCCAGGAAAGACAGTTGAGGATATTGAGAAAAATCTGGATGTGATCTGGGGGCATTTCATTGATAAGAAACTGTTTTACGAAACCAAGCCAAGGATAATCGAAAAATATATTGGTGAATCTCCAAAGATCAGTGAAATAGGAGAAAAGTGCCCTGGACGCATTGGCCGCTGGCTAGGATGGCAGATCGTAAGAAAGTATATGAAAGATCACCCGGATGTTACACTTCAAGATCTTATGGCAGATAAAAATGCGAGGAAGATTTTTGAAGAATCTAAATACAAACCAAAGAAGCCTACAAAATAA